The genomic window GCGATACGCTGGGCCAGAGTCTGTGCCTCGTCCAGCAGGGTTTCTTGACTACAAACCTGCTCCACCAGTCCCCAGTCCAGGGCCTTGGTGGCATCAATGGTGTCACCGGTGAAGGCCATGAGGCTGGCCTTGGGAATACCTATGATGCGCGGCAACAGCCAGGCACCACCGTCGCCAGGCACGATACCCAGGCGAACGAAACTTTCTGCGAACAACGCCGAGCTGGATGCCAGACGGATATCACACATGCAAGCCAGGTCAAGACCTGCACCCATTGCCGGACCATTGACCGCTGCAATGACCGGGATATCCAGCTCGTACAGCGCCAGTGGAATGCGCTGGATGCCGTCGCGGTAGTTATTGCGCAGTTCATAGGGGGAGCCTTCGAAGATACCGCCGCGCTCGCGCATATCCTTGACGTTGCCACCGGCACAAAAGGCACTGCCATTGCCCGTGAGCACCATCACCCGCACCGAGTGATCACGGCGCAGCTCGGCACAGAGATCTACGAACTCTTGAATCTGCTCAGGAGAAGTCAGTGCGTTACGCGTATGCGGGTGGTTCATGCGCACGGTGACGATGCCGCCATCGCGCTCTATCTGCAGGAAGGAACTCATGCTGATTTCCTCTCTGGAGCAGACAGCTGCTGACACGCATGACCGGTCAGCAGCGCCCAGTAGCCTTCGCCACCGCCGTCACAGACCATCTGACCAATGCGCTGACTCCACAGGCTCGCCGAGCCATATTCACTGCGCCAGGCCCAAAGGCGCCGGGACAGCAGATGCAGCGGGTATTCCTGGGTAAAACCGATGGCACCGTGCACCGAGTGGGCTATAGCCGCGCCAGCACTGGCGGCTTCCGCCGTGCTGACCTTGGCGGCGGCGATGGTGAAGCTAGCAAAGTCCGTATCCGATTCTGCAAAGGCGGCTTCTGCAGCGATACTGGCCGCTGCCGCTTGTTCGGCAAACACCGCCAGCTGCTGCTGAATCGCCTGGAAGGCCCCGATCGGGCGACCGAACTGGGTGCGCTCACTGGCGTATCCGGAGGTCATGTCCAACAGGGCATGCAGAGCACCCGCGATCTGCGCCGAACGCAGCAGTGCACCGCCCAACTGCAACACCTCCACCGAGAGTGACCCGGGCAGAGGCGCACAGGCCAGAACCTTGGCACCACTAAAGTGCAGACTGTCGCGCGGCTCACCGGCCACATTGAGGCTCAATGTCTGGCTGGCAGCAGTTTCAGTCGCAAGCAGCACCACGGTCGGCGTCGCGCTGTTGCGATCGGCAATGGTCACCAGAGTTGCTGCATGCCGGCCCCAGGGCACGTCATGCAGACTCCCATCCACGGCGCCATCACGCAGGCTCAGGTTGGCCTCAGCTGCGAAACTAAGAATACCGGTCTGGGCCTCAATCCCAGCCTTGCCAAGCAGCCAGTTTCCCAGCATGGCCTCGCCCAGCGGGACAGGTGCGGCAAAACGGCCCAACGCACGGGCCAGCACGTAGAGATCAGCCCAGCCAATCTCGGCCCCTCCCAGGGATTCCGGCGCTGCAGCCAGCGTGAAGCCGGATTCTTCAATAGCTGCCCAAAGTTCGGCCGGCCAGTCGCCGCCTTCACAGCTGAGCACGGTTTCCGGCGTGGCAAGGTCGGTCAACAGACGTTCAATGGTCGATTCGAATATTTCTCGCATAATTATCGCAACCCCATTCCGCGCGCGATGATGCCGCGCAGGATTTCGCGGGTGCCTCCGCGCAATGAAAAAGACGGTGCCATCTGGGTCAGATAAGCCAGCACCTGAGCATGCTCAGTACCGCCCTGCTGACGAGGCTCGGCCTCCAGCAACAGCTGCGCAACCTCGGGAATTTCCTGTTCAAACAGGTTACCCAGGTCCTTAACGCAGGAGGCAGCCCAGGCCGGATGTTCACCCGCCGCCAACTGTGCCGTCACCGACAGCGACATATTACGCAGGGTCAGCAATTTGGCGCTGAGACGGCCGATTTCACGGCCCTGCAAAGCGTCGGGATGGCGCCCAATGGCACTGATCAGGGTCTTGAGCAGCTCGATACAACTGAGGAAGCGCTCAGGACCGCTGCGTTCAAAGGCCAGTTCCGCCGTTACCTGATCCCAGCCCTTGCCTTCAGTGCCAACCAAGGCATCGGCATCAAGCTGGACATTGTCAAAGAACACTTCATTGAAATGCTCACCGCCCGCCAGATCCCGGATCGGCCGGATGGTGATTCCCGGCAGGCTCAGATCGACGATAAACTGCGACATGCCCTCGTGGCGTGCGGCCTGTTTTTCGCCGGTACGCACCAGGGCAATCATGAACTGCGCATGCTGGGCATTGGTGGTCCATACCTTCTGCCCGTTAAGCAGCCAGCCGCCGTAATTACGGCTAGCCGACGTCTTGATCGAGGCGAGGTCGGAACCGGAATTGGGTTCGCTCATGCCGATACAGAAGTAGCTTTCGCCACGACAGATCGGCGGCAAATAGCGCTCGCGCTGAGCTTCAGTGCCAAAACGGTTAATCAAAGGACCACTCTGACGGTCCGCGATCCAGTGCGCCGATACCGGTGCACCCGCCGCCAGCAGCTCCTCTATGATCACATAGCGGGCAAAGGGCCCGGCGGCCGCGCCACCGTACTGCCGAGGCAACGCCATGCCGACCCAGCCGCGTGCACCGAGCTGGCGGCTGAAGGCTGCATCAAAGCCCATCCAGGACTGTGCCCTGGAGGTGGCCGGGTATTCGCCGAGATGGTCCTGAAGGAACGCCCGCACCTCGTGGCGAAGTGACTCTGCCTCGACGGGAATTGTGCTGTAAGTAAATTGAGTGATAGACATGAGTGCTCTCTAAACTGGGCACGAAGCCCGGTCACCATGGGCGACCGGGCACGCGGCTACCTGCTCTCCCGCCACAAAACAGCGGGGGGGATTAGGCCTTAAAGCGCAGTACCGGCGTCTGCCTGTTCGAACATCGCATTGATGTCGCCCGAGGTGACCGCCTTGCCGTCATTGCGTCCGTGATCGGCACCGCCCAGACCCAGCGCAGGCTCGGTCTTGACGTGGGCAGCCTGTGCTCTCAGGGCACCTACGGTGCAATTCTCGCGACCATGAATGGCGAACGGATCGAAGGAGAACTCTCGCATCGCATTGAGGTGGGTCACCTTGTCGACGGTTTCCTTCGACAGGTGCTGCAGCCCTTCCCAGGCCGTTTCAGGCGAGTGTGGCCAGGTGCAGTCGGAATGCGGGTAGTCGCTCTCCCAGGTAACCATGTCTTCGTTCATAAAGCTCAGGTTTTGCAGGCCAAACTTATCTTCGATGAAGCAGGTGACGAAGTGCTTCTTGAAAATATCGCTGGGCATCTGCCCATCGAAGTTGGAGTTGGTCCAGGCATTGTGGTGACGGTGAGTGAAGTCGGCACGCTCAAGCAGGTAAGGAATCCAGCCAATGCTGCCCTCGGACAGGGCCATGCGCAGATTGGGGAATTTCTTCCACATCGGCGCCCAGATCCAGTCAGCCGCAGAGTTAGCGATAGAGATCGGCATGGTAGTGATCCAGGCGTCGATCGGCGACAGGTCTGAGGCATGAGTTGCCTTAACCCCGGTGCCGATGTGGCAGCAAATCACAACATTGTTGTCCGAGCAGGCTTTCCACAAAGGATCCCAGTAGTCGCTGTGGATCGACGGATAGCCATGCACAGCCGGATTGTCCGACAAGGACACAGCATGCACGCCCAGCTTCGCGAGGCGATTGACTTCAGCGGCGG from Marinobacterium aestuarii includes these protein-coding regions:
- a CDS encoding crotonase/enoyl-CoA hydratase family protein, which translates into the protein MSSFLQIERDGGIVTVRMNHPHTRNALTSPEQIQEFVDLCAELRRDHSVRVMVLTGNGSAFCAGGNVKDMRERGGIFEGSPYELRNNYRDGIQRIPLALYELDIPVIAAVNGPAMGAGLDLACMCDIRLASSSALFAESFVRLGIVPGDGGAWLLPRIIGIPKASLMAFTGDTIDATKALDWGLVEQVCSQETLLDEAQTLAQRIASNPGHALRLCKRLLREGQHMRLDSLLELSAAYQSLAHHAEDHHEAVVAFMDKRKPDYQDR
- a CDS encoding acyl-CoA dehydrogenase family protein; this translates as MREIFESTIERLLTDLATPETVLSCEGGDWPAELWAAIEESGFTLAAAPESLGGAEIGWADLYVLARALGRFAAPVPLGEAMLGNWLLGKAGIEAQTGILSFAAEANLSLRDGAVDGSLHDVPWGRHAATLVTIADRNSATPTVVLLATETAASQTLSLNVAGEPRDSLHFSGAKVLACAPLPGSLSVEVLQLGGALLRSAQIAGALHALLDMTSGYASERTQFGRPIGAFQAIQQQLAVFAEQAAAASIAAEAAFAESDTDFASFTIAAAKVSTAEAASAGAAIAHSVHGAIGFTQEYPLHLLSRRLWAWRSEYGSASLWSQRIGQMVCDGGGEGYWALLTGHACQQLSAPERKSA
- a CDS encoding acyl-CoA dehydrogenase family protein encodes the protein MSITQFTYSTIPVEAESLRHEVRAFLQDHLGEYPATSRAQSWMGFDAAFSRQLGARGWVGMALPRQYGGAAAGPFARYVIIEELLAAGAPVSAHWIADRQSGPLINRFGTEAQRERYLPPICRGESYFCIGMSEPNSGSDLASIKTSASRNYGGWLLNGQKVWTTNAQHAQFMIALVRTGEKQAARHEGMSQFIVDLSLPGITIRPIRDLAGGEHFNEVFFDNVQLDADALVGTEGKGWDQVTAELAFERSGPERFLSCIELLKTLISAIGRHPDALQGREIGRLSAKLLTLRNMSLSVTAQLAAGEHPAWAASCVKDLGNLFEQEIPEVAQLLLEAEPRQQGGTEHAQVLAYLTQMAPSFSLRGGTREILRGIIARGMGLR
- a CDS encoding amidohydrolase family protein, whose translation is MKVEDLILVSVDDHAIEPPNAFARHMPERFKGREPHVVKSGERDVWVFEEQATGYMGLNSVVGRPKEEYGMEPLGYDQMRRGTWSIKDRVDDMNANGVLGSMCFPTFPGFAGQRFQVHSDRDVSLAAIRAYNDWHLYDWCNAAPGRFIPLMLVPWWDMQAAAAEVNRLAKLGVHAVSLSDNPAVHGYPSIHSDYWDPLWKACSDNNVVICCHIGTGVKATHASDLSPIDAWITTMPISIANSAADWIWAPMWKKFPNLRMALSEGSIGWIPYLLERADFTHRHHNAWTNSNFDGQMPSDIFKKHFVTCFIEDKFGLQNLSFMNEDMVTWESDYPHSDCTWPHSPETAWEGLQHLSKETVDKVTHLNAMREFSFDPFAIHGRENCTVGALRAQAAHVKTEPALGLGGADHGRNDGKAVTSGDINAMFEQADAGTAL